A region of Peromyscus maniculatus bairdii isolate BWxNUB_F1_BW_parent chromosome 7, HU_Pman_BW_mat_3.1, whole genome shotgun sequence DNA encodes the following proteins:
- the Pou2af1 gene encoding POU domain class 2-associating factor 1 isoform X1 produces the protein MLIGHRRRKISSLNSATAPEQAPAPPRPYQGVRVKEPVKELLRRKRGHASSGTAGPPTAVVLPHQPLATYSTVGPSCLDMEVSASTVTEEGTLCAGWLSQPTPATLQPLTPWTPYTEYVSHEAVSCPYSADMYVQPVCPSYTVVGPSSVLTYASPPLITNVTPRSTAAPAVGPQLEGPEHQAPLTYFPWPQPLSTLPTSGLQYQPPAPALPGPQFVQLPISISEPVLQDMDDPRRAISSLTIDKLLLEEEESNTYELNHTLSVEGF, from the exons CCACAGCTCCAGAGCAAGCTCCTGCCCCACCACGGCCATACCAGGGTGTTCGAGTCAAGGAGCCAGTGAAGGAGCTACTGAGGAGAAAGCGTGGCCATGCTAGCAGTGGAACAGCTGGCCCACCTACTGCG GTGGTGCTGCCCCACCAACCCCTGGCAACCTACAGCACAGTGG GTCCTTCCTGCCTTGACATGGAGGTttctgcttccacagtgacagAGGAGGGGACATTGTGTGCTGGCTGGCTCTCCCAACCTACCCCAGCCACCCTTCAGCCCTTGACTCCCTGGACACCTTACACGGAGTATGTGTCCCATGAAGCTGTCAGCTGCCCCTACTCAGCTGACATGTATGTGCAGCCTGTGTGCCCCAGCTACACAGTGGTGGGACCCTCCTCGGTGCTGACCTATGCTTCTCCGCCACTCATTACTAATGTCACG CCGAGAAGCACTGCTGCACCCGCCGTGGGGCCCCAGCTGGAGGGCCCAGAGCACCAGGCACCCCTCACCTATTTCCCGTGGCCTCAGCCCCTTTCCACACTGCCCACTTCCGGTCTGCAGTACCaacctccagccccagccctgccTGGGCCCCAGTTTGTCCAGCTTCCCATCTCCATCTCAGAGCCAGTCCTCCAGGACATGGATGACCCCAGAAGGGCCATCAGTTCCCTGACCATTGACAAGCTGcttctggaggaagaggaaagcaaCACGTATGAGCTGAACCACACCCTCTCTGTGGAGGGCTTTTAG
- the Pou2af1 gene encoding POU domain class 2-associating factor 1 isoform X2 codes for MLWQKSTAPEQAPAPPRPYQGVRVKEPVKELLRRKRGHASSGTAGPPTAVVLPHQPLATYSTVGPSCLDMEVSASTVTEEGTLCAGWLSQPTPATLQPLTPWTPYTEYVSHEAVSCPYSADMYVQPVCPSYTVVGPSSVLTYASPPLITNVTPRSTAAPAVGPQLEGPEHQAPLTYFPWPQPLSTLPTSGLQYQPPAPALPGPQFVQLPISISEPVLQDMDDPRRAISSLTIDKLLLEEEESNTYELNHTLSVEGF; via the exons CCACAGCTCCAGAGCAAGCTCCTGCCCCACCACGGCCATACCAGGGTGTTCGAGTCAAGGAGCCAGTGAAGGAGCTACTGAGGAGAAAGCGTGGCCATGCTAGCAGTGGAACAGCTGGCCCACCTACTGCG GTGGTGCTGCCCCACCAACCCCTGGCAACCTACAGCACAGTGG GTCCTTCCTGCCTTGACATGGAGGTttctgcttccacagtgacagAGGAGGGGACATTGTGTGCTGGCTGGCTCTCCCAACCTACCCCAGCCACCCTTCAGCCCTTGACTCCCTGGACACCTTACACGGAGTATGTGTCCCATGAAGCTGTCAGCTGCCCCTACTCAGCTGACATGTATGTGCAGCCTGTGTGCCCCAGCTACACAGTGGTGGGACCCTCCTCGGTGCTGACCTATGCTTCTCCGCCACTCATTACTAATGTCACG CCGAGAAGCACTGCTGCACCCGCCGTGGGGCCCCAGCTGGAGGGCCCAGAGCACCAGGCACCCCTCACCTATTTCCCGTGGCCTCAGCCCCTTTCCACACTGCCCACTTCCGGTCTGCAGTACCaacctccagccccagccctgccTGGGCCCCAGTTTGTCCAGCTTCCCATCTCCATCTCAGAGCCAGTCCTCCAGGACATGGATGACCCCAGAAGGGCCATCAGTTCCCTGACCATTGACAAGCTGcttctggaggaagaggaaagcaaCACGTATGAGCTGAACCACACCCTCTCTGTGGAGGGCTTTTAG